The Candidatus Defluviibacterium haderslevense DNA window AGCTCCAAAGCTTCATGTTCGGAATAGAGACTCGAAATTATTGGCTAGGTGTTGGAGCAAGTATTGATTATACCTTGTTGGGTATGAAAGATAGGACATCCGGGGATAATTCTAAGATTAGGGTGTTAAATGATCATTCCTTGGGGAGTCATTTTATGCTTAATTTTAACATGCCTACCAATGGTAATCTAGGAATCTGCTTTCAACTATATTATGCAACTCAATGGCGGTTTTTTGATATAAAACCTTTGGCAGATCATTTGAATATTGCTATACTGCCTTCAAATACCCAAGAAAAAATAGACCAATTTGGTGTTTCGATTATATTCAACAATGGTCCCCAATAAAAAAAATAGTTGAATATTTAAAACAATTCTTATCTTTGAGGAACTAAAGCAAAGTTTGATAAGTTCTATCTGAAATGTACAGCCTAAATTAAACAGTTTATCTCACCAACGAAATTTTTTTTTATCTCTAATATTTTTTATAATGAATCTTTATGTAGGAAACCTTGACTATACAGTTAAGGAGCAGCAGCTTACTGCTATGTTTACAGAATTCGGAGAAGTTACCTCTGTTAAAATCATCACTGACAAAATGACAGGCCGTTCTAAAGGATTTGCCTTTGTTGAAATGGCAAATGATGATGAAGCAAGAGAGGCTATCCGTAACCTAGACCAAAAATCAGTTAAAGAGCGTAACATCTCTGTATCTGAAGCTAGACCTCCTGAGCAAAGGGAGCGTAAACCATTTAATCCAAACAATCGCGGAGGCGGTGGTGGAAATGGTGGAGGCAACAACCGCTTTAGAAGTTTCTAAAGATCGGATTCAATAAGTCTTTTATCCTTAAGATTAGAATTTTAATTGGATCCAGAGGTTTACCCTGACTCACACAAAAATCTCGAAATTATTTAAAAAGATTTATTTATAGTACCTACTATCCGTGGATGGTAGGTACTTTTTCACAAAACTCAATATTTACCTGTTATTTGTTTTAATTAACTAATGCGCTAATTGCCGGGATTCTAGGTGTCTAATGCCATGTTTGGCTGATATTGAATTTCTGCTATCGCATGTTGCGGGAATTCTTTTATTAACAAACAATCAAATTAAATGAAACCATTTGAATCATTAGGTTTAAACCTATCACTATGTAGCGCTCTAGAAGAAATGGGTTTTGAACAACCCACCGACATTCAAGAAAAAGCTATTCCTTTCTTTCTTGGTCAAACCGGAGACCTTATTGCCTTAGCTCAGACCGGTACCGGTAAAACGGCAGCATTCGGGCTTCCCATATTACAAAATATTAATGTAGATGATCATTTCACTCAGGCATTGATCATTTCTCCTACCAGAGAGCTTTGCCTACAGATAGCAAATGACCTCAAGAAATTTTCAAAAAATTTGCGAAATGTA harbors:
- a CDS encoding RNA-binding protein encodes the protein MNLYVGNLDYTVKEQQLTAMFTEFGEVTSVKIITDKMTGRSKGFAFVEMANDDEAREAIRNLDQKSVKERNISVSEARPPEQRERKPFNPNNRGGGGGNGGGNNRFRSF